ATGGTGCATTCCATTTTCCAGCATATATTTCTTTAACAACGGCTCCTATAGCTTTAGTTCGAAATTGACGttctaacttttttatttgatcaTTAACCATATTCTGAAgctgtaaaaaatgttttctaacTACGAAGACACTTGTCACAACTCCCGGAACCCATTAAGTTACCTGGTGCATTACATTCTCATTTgctgcattttttaaagaaatcactaagtgaaagaaataatttttttcgtctcGATAGAGCTTAtattacaaaacttgaaaaatatgatagaTAGATACTTAGTATTACGTGCTTATACTTTTAGACACTGACGCTGATCCAGTAACTCCTCCTGCAATATTTCCCACCAAATTGCTTACTGCTTCCAGCGTAGCTATTGGTATCTGAAATTTACCATttctttatcaataaatttctcACTTAATGCATCACTTACATTGAATATGTCCCTCACTAAATTCCCATTGAATTGTTTTCTCACTGTCGTAGTATACGTCCCAGAAAATGGAGCTGGTGCGTAATCGCCTTTGACGGCGTTAACTGAAGCATCTCCTGCTACGACGCTTCCGTAATAGGGAGCCTCGCCTGAGTTTAtgtttctaaaataattttttttagtttaaagctacaaaatatcaaagaagTCAAAAAACCGACATGCGATTTCTAAGGTGAACCCATGGGCGTCTGCGGATCTTTGTCTTGGTTTTTACCACTGTGGCTACGTCAGGAACTCCAGGTTCGTGGACGGCCACCTGTTTACTATAATAGCACTATTAGTAATAACTATGTTATAACGCCTGTTTTAATAACATATACGTTTTCACAATAGTTTTTACGGCCTCAGTCATCTCCACTTCTTTCTCGATTATCGTGGGTGGAGCAGGCACCTTTATTCGCTTTTCTACTACAGTGGGAACTCGGATAGTTTTCTCAACATAAGACGGTACCTAGAAGAGCAAAAACatctaaaattgttaaatgaagtaatgagtaaggaaattttgaaaccTGCACAATTTTCTCGACGTAATTCGGAATTACTGTTCGTTCCACATAAGTCTTCCGCAAGTCTTGAGGCTGGACTTTTTTGACAACTTCAGTATTCG
This portion of the Euwallacea fornicatus isolate EFF26 chromosome 13, ASM4011564v1, whole genome shotgun sequence genome encodes:
- the LOC136342920 gene encoding uncharacterized protein isoform X2 codes for the protein MAIFTRVALIIYGLAWQVTAATTANDHKVTETVSSGIPPLITFKDGNVGVNFLGFKASAGLGGLLTGDASQGGLHAEAGTPFGQKAAAGLGGAVGGNGRSIGGLYAGATAGGGVGASAGLDGTAGEDGSFGRSYAGASAGNVGKTVVKETYRPAPGSVGVSGSGAVHIQKVPSLTTADVELVKANPLPKTPVTPDANTEVVKKVQPQDLRKTYVERTVIPNYVEKIVQVPSYVEKTIRVPTVVEKRIKVPAPPTIIEKEVEMTEAVKTIVKTKQVAVHEPGVPDVATVVKTKTKIRRRPWVHLRNRININSGEAPYYGSVVAGDASVNAVKGDYAPAPFSGTYTTTVRKQFNGNLVRDIFNIPIATLEAVSNLVGNIAGGVTGSASVSKSIST